The genomic DNA TCGTGATAGTTAAACGTTACTGACCTTTAACTTCTGATAAACCATTATAAGGTGCATTGCTACCTAGTGCTTCTTCAATGCGAATTAGCTGGTTATATTTAGCAACACGATCACTACGACTTAGTGAACCTGTTTTAATTTGGCCCGCTGCCGTGCCAACCGCTAAATCAGCAATAAAGGTATCTTCTGTTTCACCAGAGCGATGTGAAATAACCACGGTAAAACCAGCATCTTTCGCCATTTTTATTGCTTCAAGCGTTTCGGTAAGCGTACCAATTTGGTTGTATTTAATTAAGATTGAGTTAGCAATCCCATTTTCAATACCACGAGTTAAAATCTTAGTATTAGTAACAAATAAATCGTCACCCACCAGCTGCACTTTATCACCTAATTTTGCGGTTAAGCTCGCCCAGCCATCCCAATCGCTTTCGTCTAAGCCATCTTCAATTGAAACAATTGGGTATTGCTCAGATAAATCTTTAAGGTAATCACCAAACTCTTCTGCAGAAAACACCTTGTCATCACCTTTAAGGTGATATTGACCGTCTTGGTAAAATTCTGACGCAGCACAATCAAGCGCTAAGGTAATATCTTTGCCTAGCTCGTAACCTGCCAAAGCAACCGCTTCTTTGATTACCGCTAGTGCTTCAGCGTTCGAACCAAGATCTGGTGCAAATCCGCCTTCATCACCAACCGCAGTATTGTAACCCTTACCACTTAATACTTTTTTCAAGGTATGGAATACTTCAGCGCCCATCCGTAACCCTTCGGTGAACGTTTTAGCGCCAACAGGCTGGATCATAAATTCTTGAATGTCGACGTTGTTGTCTGCGTGCTCACCACCATTAATGATGTTCATCATTGGTAATGGCATTGAGTATATACCGGCAGAACCATTAAGTTCGCTGATGTGTTGATACAAAGGAATACGCTTGTCTGAAGCGGCAGCACGGGCTGCAGCCAAAGAAACGGCCAAAATTGCATTAGCGCCAAAGGTTGCTTTGTTTTCGGTGCCATCTAATTTAATCATTAGTTGATCAAGTTCGGCTTGAGCGTTAGCGTCTTTACCTAAAATAGCTTCGCTAATTGGTCCATTAACCGCAGAAACAGCTTTTAACACCCCTTTGCCTAAATAACGGCCTTTGTCACCATCACGTAATTCTAATGCTTCACGAGAACCTGTTGATGCCCCTGACGGTGCACAACAAATACCAATAGCACCAGACTCAAGATGAATTTCAGCTTCAACCGTTGGGTTGCCGCGTGAATCCATAATTTCACGACCTATAACTTTAACAATCTTAGACATTTTATATTCTCTTTGATATCAATAATAAAAATAATAATACCCGTTGTATTAATTAAGCGATCAATATTTATAGCGAGGATAAATGATCATCTCTTTAGTGCAATTGGTATAACTGATGGTTTCACAACAACTATTTGTCATGATACACCTAAAAATGTTGCTTTGGGAAATTCATCACATAATAAAAAACCGCTCGAAAGCGGTTTAAGGTATTAATCTTGTTGGTATTGAGTTGCTGCTGCAACAAAACCTTCAAATAGCGGATGACCATCGCGCGGGGTTGAGGTGAATTCCGGATGGAATTGACCGGCAACAAACCAACGGTGATCTTTGAGCTCAATAATCTCGACCAGTTTTTTGTCTGCTGACAAACCGGTGAAGCTTAACCCTGCAGCTTTAAGTTTTTCAACGTAGTTATTGTTTACTTCAAAGCGATGACGATGACGTTCCATACACGTTGTTGCACCGTATACTTGGGCAACTTTAGAACCTTCTTCAAGGTGACAAAGTTGAGCACCTACTCGCATGGTTCCACCAAGATCAGATTTAGTATCACGTTGTTCAACCTGACCATCTTCGTCTAACCATTCAGTGATTAAACCAACGACTGGATGTTCTGTTTCTTTGTTAAATTCGGTGCTGTTCGCATTTTCCAACAAGGCAACATTTCGAGCATACTCAATTAACGCCACTTGCATGCCTAAACAAATACCTAAATAAGGCACATCGTTTTCACGGGCGAATTTAGCCGCTAATATTTTACCTTCGATCCCGCGATCACCAAAACCACCAGGAACTAAAATACCGTCCATGTCTTTTAGAATGTCGGTGCCTTTAGACTCAAGATCTTGCGAGTCAACGTAGTTAATTTTTACATTAACGCCATTTTTCAATCCCGCATGTTTTAATGCTTCATTAACCGACTTATAAGCATCAGGTAATTGAATATATTTACCGACCATTGCAATATTGACCAGACCAGTCGCATTGGCTTCTTCAGAAACAACTTGCTCCCATTCTTTTAAATCAGCTTCAGGGCATTCAATGCCAAAACGCTCAATCACCAACTTGTCTAGGCCTTGCGCTTTTAATAGCGCAGGGATTTTATAGATACTGTCCATGTCTGGCAGTGAAATAACCGCTTTTTCAGTCACGTTAGTAAATAATGAAATCTTTGAACGTTCATGTGCAGGAATGCCAACTTCTGAACGACAAACCAAAATGTCAGGCTGAACACCAATCGAACGTAATTCTTTAACTGAATGCTGAGTTGGCTTAGTTTTCACTTCACCAGATGCTTTTAAGTATGGTACTAGTGTCAGGTGCATAAACATCGCATGATCACGTCCAACTTCAACACCTAATTGACGAATGGCTTCAATAAATGGTTGTGATTCGATATCACCAACCGTTCCGCCTAATTCAACAATAGCAATGTCGACGCCTTTACAACCAGCAACAATACGATCTTTCATCGCATTAGTGATATGAGGAATAACCTGAATAGTTGCACCTAGGTAATCACCACGGCGTTCTTTACGAAGTACTTCTTCATAAATACGGCCAGTCGTAAAGTTGTTGCCTTTAGTCATCTTGGTGCGAATGAAACGCTCATAGTGACCAAGATCTAGATCGGTCTCGGCGCCATCTTCGGTCACGAAAACTTCACCGTGTTGAATCGGGCTCATCGTGCCCGGGTCAACGTTAATGTATGGGTCTAACTTCATCATGGTAACTTTTAAGCCACGTGCTTCTAAAATGGCAGCCAATGATGCGGCAGCAATACCTTTACCTAGCGAAGATACAACTCCGCCCGTCACAAAAATATATTTCGTTGTCATGTTTAACCTGAAGATCCGAATGTTGAGAATTTGAGTAAGTAACTTCACTAAATAGCTTGCGCTTAGCTTAAACAATGAGATTGTAAAAACAAAAGATATTGAAGTACTAGGACGGGAGAGTATTCTATCAAAAAACGCGATTTAGAACAATTGAAAAACTGGGTTAATCACAAGTTTTCGACATTTTTTCCTGCGCCTTAACTTGATCCCACATTTGATCCATTTGAGTCAATGACGCTTGCTCGGTAGTTAGATCCTGTTGCTGCAACAATTGCTCAACGCCACGAAAGCGTCGCTCAAACTTTATATTGGCATTACGCAACGCTTGTTCGGGGTCAACGTGCTGTGAGCGAACCAAGTTAACGACTGCAAATAACAAGTCGCCGAGCTCTTCATTCACTTTAACCGGATCAACTTGCTTGGCGACCAGTTCTTGTTCTACTTCGAGCAACTCTTCTTTTATCTTGTCCATTGAGCCGTGCCAGGTTGGCCAATCAAAACCATGATGAGCTACTCGCTTTTGAATTTTCGCCGCCCGACTAAGTGCAGGCATATTGGACGGTATATCATCAAGCAAACTGATGTGTTGATTATCACTAAGCTGCGCGCGTTCTTTGGCTTTTTCATTTTCCCAATTCGCGTTAAGCTGACTCTCGTTACTAAAGGTACCAGAACCAAAGACATGTGGATGACGCCGAATCAGTTTGGCACAGATGTTATTGACGACATCATTAAAATCGAAACGTTGTTGCTCTTGGCCTAACTGGGCATAAAAAATCACCTGAAACAGTAAATCGCCCAATTCGCCAGGCAATTGATCAAAGGCTTTGCGTTCGATAGCGTCGGCTACTTCATAGGCTTCCTCAATCGTGTGTTTAACAATCGAGCCGAAGTCTTGCTTTAGATCCCAGGGACAGCCCGTTTGAGGATCACGTAATTGCGCCATAATATCTAGCAAGTCAGCCATCTGATAGCGGCTTGGATCGGTCTGGAAATCACTCATGTATAATTCTTCGTTAGCAAGATGATGCGGCCAGTTTACGTGAGTGCCTCAGACATACATAGTGCAATGTAAACTTAAGTGCAATGTAAAAAGCAAAAGTGCAGCGTAAGCATAAGTGCAGTGTAAGCATAAGTGCAGTGTAAACTTAAAATACAAATGGCGGGAATCCAAACCAGAGCATATTGGCCAAATTAGGATTAATTACCTTATTTCGTCCGTTGGTTTATGTGGGCTCTGTTTCTGGTCTGGCTTGCCAAGCAAGCCATTGAATAAATCCATTGGCATCGGAAATAAAATGGTCGAATTTTTTTCGCCAGCAATTTCGGTCAAGGTCTGTAAATAACGTAATAATATAGCATTGGGTTGGGTTGATAATTGGGTCGCAGCTTCAACCAATTTAGCTGAAGCTTCAAGTTCTCCCGAGGCATGAATCACCTTTGCTCGCCTTGTTCGTTCGGCTTCTGCTTGACGTGCTATCGCCCGGATCATTGTTTCATTTAAATCGACATGCTTTATCTCAACATTAGATACCTTAATGCCCCAGCCATCGGTGCGAATATCAAGGATCGCTTGAATGTCGGCATTAAGTATATCGCGGTTAGCTAACATTTCATCAAGTTCATGTTGCCCTAATACAGATCGCAGCGTCGTTTGCGCCAATTGTGACGTCGCCTGCAGAAAGTCTTCGACATTGATAATCGCTTTTTGAGCATCAATGACCCGAAAATAAATAACCGCATTGACTCGCACCGACACATTGTCACGGCTTATCACATCTTGACTTGGCACATCCATCACCACCGTGCGTAGGTCTACTCGCACCATTTGCTGAATAATCGGGATCACGATGATTAATCCAGGCCCTTTGACTAGTTGAAACCGGCCTAATAGAAAAATCACACCGCGTTCATATTCCCTTAACACCCTAAAAACACTAAAGATAAAGATTAGAAACAGCAAAATTAAAGCCGCAGTAATAAGCATCTCAGTATCTAAATTAAAGCCTTTCATTTCAATCTCCTGCTGACATTTTGTTACTGCTAGCCAGGCGTTGAGAGACTTGCAAGCGCAAGCCATCTATTGCTGTAACAACCACTATTTGCCCCGGTTGTAGCGGTTCGTCGCAGCAAGCTGCCCAACGTTCGCCATTTAACAAGACATATCCTTGTTGATTAAATTCGTCGGTCACCTGCGCCAAGGCTCCAACAATTTCTTCGGTGCCACTGACCACCGCGTTATGACGGGAGCGCCACAACATTCCCAGCAACAGCACGATAAATAAAGCAGAAACAAGTGCTATGGCGACAATCAGTTCAATAGCAATCTGAAATTGCTGAAGCTCGGTATCGATCAAAAAAATTGAGCCGAGAATAAAGGCTATCAAGCCTCCAATACCAAAGACCCCAAAACTTGGGGCCATCGATTCAACCACCATCAAAGTGAGGCCAAGCAATAACAAACCAAAACCGGCGTAATTAAGCGGCAGCATTTGAAATGCATACAAGCCAATGAATAATGAAATAGCGCCGGTTATTCCAGCAATTCCGACACCAGGGCTATAAAATTCGAGCAATAAACCATAAACCCCCACTAACATCAGGATGTAGGCAATATTAGGGTTAGTAATGGTTGCAATAAATTGACTGCGCCAATCGGGATCACGATAGTCTAATTGGGCATCAGCGAGAGACAAAGCAGCTTTGTTTTGATTAATTTTTAACGCTGGATTGGCCAAAGCACTCAACAAGTGCTCTGGTGACTGGGCCATTAAGTCGATGACATTTTTATCTAACGCTTCTGCAGCAGTCAATGTTGCGGCTTGTGACACGGCCAATTCGGCCCACTCTTCATTGCGCTGGCGCAATTGTGCCAATGAACGTATATAAGCAATGGAATCATTTAGTATTTTATTTTCCATGGCTGATGGTTTGGCATTTGGCTGCTGTTCTTTGGCACCCGCAGATGGCCCCGCAATCATGACCGGCGTTGCAGCCCCGAGGGTCGTCGCGGTTGCCATTGCTGCCACATGGCAAGCATAAAGCAAGTAGGTGCCAGCGCTGGCGGCCCGTGCACCTTGTGGGTAAACCAAACAGACAATTGGAATGTTAGAACTTAAAATACCCTGATTAATATCACGTAAACTTGAGCTTAAACCGCCTGGGGTGTCGATCGTGATGATAATAATAGGAGTTTGATTCAGAAGGTTTATCGCGGAGATTTCTCGCAATAAATAATCACTAACAGCCGGGCCAATCGCGCCGTCAATTGACAACACAGGAACGATGACCACAGGTTTAGTGGCGGTCTCGACTTCGGCACGTACCACCAGAACATTAAGTAGCAGGCAACCCAATAAGAATATTCTAATTAGCGTTCGATACATTAGCGCAACCCAACAGCAATTACCCGCTCATTATAGCTCATTTAACCAGCAACTACTAACCGCTATTCTAGCTGGCAAGACGAACAAAACATCGCTATTGGCATTAATTGCTATCAGGCATATACTTTAGGTTCTCCCTTTAATTAAAGGATAGAACCATGAGCATTCCCATTCGTGTTGGTGAGTACCTTAGTCAGCAACAAGTCAGCTTCGACACCGTTAGCCATATTAGTTCCACTAGCTCAATTAGCACCGCTATCGCGTCGAAAATCCCAGCCGCCAACATCGCTAAAGCCGTGATTTTAGAAGATCATCAAGGTCGATATTTAATGGCGATATTACCGGCCGATCGGAAAATAAGTTTGCATAAATTACAAACTGAACTCGATATGAGTTTGCATTTGGTCCAGCAATCGCAGCTCGACAAAATGTTTACTGATTGCGATCAAGGCGCTATTCCGGCGTTAAATCAGCCTTATCATATCAATGCCGTATACGACGATACCTTAACCGAGCTAGCTGATGTTTACCTAGAGGGCGGCGATCATCGCACCCTGATCCACCTCAACCAGCAACAATTTGCCCAGTTAATGCTCCATACTAAGCATTATTGCTTTAGCAGCCAGATGGTTCATTAATTAACATTAGCTATGTTCATCTTAGATGTTGATATGTGCATAATCGATTGAAAGTGTTGGTATTTAAAAAATAATCTTGAGCAGCATAGATGCGGTTCCAGAGCCCAGAACGAAGGTAGAACCGTGATGCCAGCGGCATAACGAAGTCCGCCGAAGTAGCGATGGGTTTACGGCGACTTGCTGTTCAAATGGCAACACTGTAGTACAACATAGCTATTAGCATTCGATTGCACAACAGCTACTTAGGTTGATGGCTCGGTGCGTCATCTTTTTGGTATATTCATTCGTCGTTAAGCCACCATGGTGTCTAATCAGTTCAAATTAAAATCTGTGGTTCGCTTCATTAAATTTAACGGCTAAGTTAAATATTAATATGTTTGATATCACAAGCATGCTTGGCTGCTATCGATTAACGGTACACCTGGTGGTTTGAGATTAGCGGTGACAACATATTACTTAGATTTAATCTTTAATAAGTGAATTTACTTTTTATCTCTGTTCAAAAACACAAGGAAATATTAATGAAAAAATTAATCGTAGCCGCTGCTTTAGTGCTTATCCCGATGTCTCAAGCAATGGCCGATCAAAATATTGGTTGTGGTCTAGGTTCAATGGCTTTTGAGGGACAAACCGGCTTAGCACCAAAGGTGCTAGGGGCAACCACCAACGGAACTTCTGGTAATCAAACGTTTGGCATTACTTTTGGTACGTTAGGCTGTTCTTCTGATGGCGCAATTACTTCTCGTGAAACTCTTGCACTTTTTATCGATGGCAACATGGATAACCTAGCGCGCGATATCGCGAAAGGCCAAGGCGAAACACTAGCAACATTATCAGAAGTATGGGGCATCAAAGCTCAAGATAAAGCGGCCTTTTCAGCGTTCACTCAAGCGAACTTCGCTAAGGTGTTTAGTACTGGCAACGTCACTTCGCAGCAAGTATTTGACAACCTCAATGCCTTACTTGCTCAAGACTCTAAGCTTGCAAGTTATACCCTAGCTTAATCCATCCGGTTCGTCCGGACATATTCACTAGCAATGGTAATTTATGCGTGTCAAAGTGACAGTAATTAATCTTCGCTTTGACAAATGACAGCTATATGCTAAAGAATATTATTATAATCCTTTGATAAAGAGCTCCTTATGGGGCCTTTTTGTATACGATGCTAAACACTAAATTTTATTTTTTAACGATTCTTGTTGTAATCGCTCATGTGACCAACGCCACTGAAGTAAGCCAATTGGCCAATCAAGGCTATTGGCTCAAGTTAGGACACTATGGTCCGGCAACTCAAACTCGCTGGAAAAGCACCATCGACAATCCTGATTTTTTTCTTGCGGCGCAAGGAAAAACCAACCCCAAAGCTGAATTGGTGGCTACTATCGCTGCTTTTAAACATTCAGATGGCAGCAACATTGCTTGTCGTTATCCGGCAAGGTATCAATGGTTAAAATCAAAACTAAACACCAACTGGCCTCAGCTCAACTGTCCCAAATTATCGCAATGGCGCCAAACTATCGATCCTAAAGGCATCACTTTGGTGTTTCCTACCGCTTTTATGAATAGTCCATCATCGATGTTTGGTCACACCTTATTGCGAATTGACGCCAATGGACAGAATCGTGACCGTGAATTAGTCGCTTTTGCGGTTAATTTTGCTGCCGCGCCTGATGAGAGTGATAACGCAGCACTATTTGCGTTCAAGGGATTGATCGGCCAATACCCCGGCGCCTTTTCGCTGATGCCTTACTACCAAAAAGTTCGTGAATATAGCGATTTGGAATCGCGTGATATTTGGGAATATCAACTCAACTTTTCCCCTGAGCAAGTTCAACGTATTTTGCTACATTTATGGGAACTGGTTGACGCCAGATTCGATTATTATTTTCTTGACGAAAACTGCTCTTATCAGCTGTTAGCGCTACTGCAATTGGGCAGCGAAGAGTTAGATTTGGTCTCGTCCTTTAAATTTTCAGCGATTCCATCAGAGACAGTAGCGGTACTAAAGCAGCACGGCTTACTTAATCCGCCCCAATATCGCCCTGCTCTTGGTACCAAACTGCTTCATTATGCTCAGTCGATTAATCCAGCACAGTTTAATGCCAGCGCAGATATCGTACAGTATAATCGGTCCGTGCCAGACTCATTTACGATTAGCGAACAAGCGGCCATTTTAGAAATGAGCTATGAATGGCTCAATTACAATTTTTATGATCAAGGTCTAGCTCGCCGTGAGATTGCGCCACGCCTGACCAATTTATTATATCAGCGTAGTCTACTAAAAGTAGCATCACCCTACTCCGAGCCAACTCAGCCCTTGTATTCACCAGACACAGGGCATGGTTCGGCCAGAATTGGCGTTGGCATCAGTCAAGTTGATGGTCAGTCTACTGAGCTAGACCTGAGTTGGCGACTGGCTTACCATGATTTATTTGACCGAGCTGGCGGATTTATTGCGGGTGCTCAAATTAGCTTCCTAGATACTCGCTTAAGCATTGATCACACAGGAGACAGCAAGCTCGAGCAGCTCTATTTGCTCGACGCGATGTCGCTTGCTCCGCACAACAGAATATTTAATAGCTGGTCATGGAATGTTCGCGCCGGATTCGACCGTCAACCTGCAGTCAATAAACAAAGCGGACGCTGGTTTGCTCAGGCAGGTTATGGCAAGTCATGGGGCGATCCTCGTCAGATCCACGGGTATTTACTTGGCTCTGCCGAAGTTAATCGCGGCAGCATCACCCAAAGCACCGAACCTGGGCTGGGGGCTGAAACTGGCATTATTTGGCAACTCAATCCCCAACATAAGCTAGGGTTCACTGCTTACCACGGCATATTGTTCAACAGTATTAATGATAATCATACGATCACCAAGCTCATTTGGCATTGGGCGCCACGGGTCGATTGGGCTCTGCGTTCACAAATCAATTATCAGCAATGGAGCAGCTCGCAATTACAAGCGCAATTAACTGCGTTATATTATTTTTAACCTCAATCTACATAGTAAGGGCCGACCATGACTAAAAGACTATTTTTAGGGATTAGCCCTGACAGTGACCAAGTAGCGCCCCTAGCAGCACTGCAACAGCAACTAGCGCCAACAGGTCGGCCTGCTAGGTTAGCCAATTTACATATGACGCTGTTTTATCTCGGCCAATGCGACCATGACCTTTGCCATGCAATTACCATGGCGATAAGTCAATTGCCGTTGGCGCAATTTTCGGTCAGTTTAACCACGCTTGAGTTATGGCAAAAACCTAAAATAATCTGCTTCGCAGGCATTGCTCAAGATTGTGTATTAAGCCAGCTGGTATATGATCTGGAAACAATAGCGGTAAGTCTTGGTTTAGATCCTGCCCCGCATAAGTACCGTCCACACATCACGTTGATCCGTAAAGCCAAAACATTACCTTGCTTAACGTCAATAAATACTTTGACGTTAAAACCGCAACAGTTACATTTATATCATTCAGTTAGCAGCCCAATGGGCGTTCAATATCATATTATTAAGTCGTGGCCGCTCAGATAATCAAGCAACCATAAATTTATGCTTAGTCCTTACACTTATATCTACTTGCGGTATCCTGACTTTGTCACAAATATAATGACCAATTGGCATAGCCGATGTCGCGACGGGATTAACTGGCAGCGATCGCCAGTTTAGATTTACTCTTTTTCGCTTACATCAGCCTGTTGTGTTCTGACTTTGTCACAAATATATTGGCCAATTGGAATAGCCGATGTCGCGGCAGGTGAAGGCGCA from Gammaproteobacteria bacterium includes the following:
- the eno gene encoding phosphopyruvate hydratase; translated protein: MSKIVKVIGREIMDSRGNPTVEAEIHLESGAIGICCAPSGASTGSREALELRDGDKGRYLGKGVLKAVSAVNGPISEAILGKDANAQAELDQLMIKLDGTENKATFGANAILAVSLAAARAAASDKRIPLYQHISELNGSAGIYSMPLPMMNIINGGEHADNNVDIQEFMIQPVGAKTFTEGLRMGAEVFHTLKKVLSGKGYNTAVGDEGGFAPDLGSNAEALAVIKEAVALAGYELGKDITLALDCAASEFYQDGQYHLKGDDKVFSAEEFGDYLKDLSEQYPIVSIEDGLDESDWDGWASLTAKLGDKVQLVGDDLFVTNTKILTRGIENGIANSILIKYNQIGTLTETLEAIKMAKDAGFTVVISHRSGETEDTFIADLAVGTAAGQIKTGSLSRSDRVAKYNQLIRIEEALGSNAPYNGLSEVKGQ
- a CDS encoding CTP synthase, coding for MTTKYIFVTGGVVSSLGKGIAAASLAAILEARGLKVTMMKLDPYINVDPGTMSPIQHGEVFVTEDGAETDLDLGHYERFIRTKMTKGNNFTTGRIYEEVLRKERRGDYLGATIQVIPHITNAMKDRIVAGCKGVDIAIVELGGTVGDIESQPFIEAIRQLGVEVGRDHAMFMHLTLVPYLKASGEVKTKPTQHSVKELRSIGVQPDILVCRSEVGIPAHERSKISLFTNVTEKAVISLPDMDSIYKIPALLKAQGLDKLVIERFGIECPEADLKEWEQVVSEEANATGLVNIAMVGKYIQLPDAYKSVNEALKHAGLKNGVNVKINYVDSQDLESKGTDILKDMDGILVPGGFGDRGIEGKILAAKFARENDVPYLGICLGMQVALIEYARNVALLENANSTEFNKETEHPVVGLITEWLDEDGQVEQRDTKSDLGGTMRVGAQLCHLEEGSKVAQVYGATTCMERHRHRFEVNNNYVEKLKAAGLSFTGLSADKKLVEIIELKDHRWFVAGQFHPEFTSTPRDGHPLFEGFVAAATQYQQD
- the mazG gene encoding nucleoside triphosphate pyrophosphohydrolase, with translation MSDFQTDPSRYQMADLLDIMAQLRDPQTGCPWDLKQDFGSIVKHTIEEAYEVADAIERKAFDQLPGELGDLLFQVIFYAQLGQEQQRFDFNDVVNNICAKLIRRHPHVFGSGTFSNESQLNANWENEKAKERAQLSDNQHISLLDDIPSNMPALSRAAKIQKRVAHHGFDWPTWHGSMDKIKEELLEVEQELVAKQVDPVKVNEELGDLLFAVVNLVRSQHVDPEQALRNANIKFERRFRGVEQLLQQQDLTTEQASLTQMDQMWDQVKAQEKMSKTCD
- a CDS encoding slipin family protein, which translates into the protein MKGFNLDTEMLITAALILLFLIFIFSVFRVLREYERGVIFLLGRFQLVKGPGLIIVIPIIQQMVRVDLRTVVMDVPSQDVISRDNVSVRVNAVIYFRVIDAQKAIINVEDFLQATSQLAQTTLRSVLGQHELDEMLANRDILNADIQAILDIRTDGWGIKVSNVEIKHVDLNETMIRAIARQAEAERTRRAKVIHASGELEASAKLVEAATQLSTQPNAILLRYLQTLTEIAGEKNSTILFPMPMDLFNGLLGKPDQKQSPHKPTDEIR
- a CDS encoding nodulation protein NfeD — protein: MYRTLIRIFLLGCLLLNVLVVRAEVETATKPVVIVPVLSIDGAIGPAVSDYLLREISAINLLNQTPIIIITIDTPGGLSSSLRDINQGILSSNIPIVCLVYPQGARAASAGTYLLYACHVAAMATATTLGAATPVMIAGPSAGAKEQQPNAKPSAMENKILNDSIAYIRSLAQLRQRNEEWAELAVSQAATLTAAEALDKNVIDLMAQSPEHLLSALANPALKINQNKAALSLADAQLDYRDPDWRSQFIATITNPNIAYILMLVGVYGLLLEFYSPGVGIAGITGAISLFIGLYAFQMLPLNYAGFGLLLLGLTLMVVESMAPSFGVFGIGGLIAFILGSIFLIDTELQQFQIAIELIVAIALVSALFIVLLLGMLWRSRHNAVVSGTEEIVGALAQVTDEFNQQGYVLLNGERWAACCDEPLQPGQIVVVTAIDGLRLQVSQRLASSNKMSAGD
- a CDS encoding YbaK/EbsC family protein, yielding MSIPIRVGEYLSQQQVSFDTVSHISSTSSISTAIASKIPAANIAKAVILEDHQGRYLMAILPADRKISLHKLQTELDMSLHLVQQSQLDKMFTDCDQGAIPALNQPYHINAVYDDTLTELADVYLEGGDHRTLIHLNQQQFAQLMLHTKHYCFSSQMVH
- a CDS encoding DUF3015 domain-containing protein, yielding MKKLIVAAALVLIPMSQAMADQNIGCGLGSMAFEGQTGLAPKVLGATTNGTSGNQTFGITFGTLGCSSDGAITSRETLALFIDGNMDNLARDIAKGQGETLATLSEVWGIKAQDKAAFSAFTQANFAKVFSTGNVTSQQVFDNLNALLAQDSKLASYTLA
- a CDS encoding DUF4105 domain-containing protein — protein: MLNTKFYFLTILVVIAHVTNATEVSQLANQGYWLKLGHYGPATQTRWKSTIDNPDFFLAAQGKTNPKAELVATIAAFKHSDGSNIACRYPARYQWLKSKLNTNWPQLNCPKLSQWRQTIDPKGITLVFPTAFMNSPSSMFGHTLLRIDANGQNRDRELVAFAVNFAAAPDESDNAALFAFKGLIGQYPGAFSLMPYYQKVREYSDLESRDIWEYQLNFSPEQVQRILLHLWELVDARFDYYFLDENCSYQLLALLQLGSEELDLVSSFKFSAIPSETVAVLKQHGLLNPPQYRPALGTKLLHYAQSINPAQFNASADIVQYNRSVPDSFTISEQAAILEMSYEWLNYNFYDQGLARREIAPRLTNLLYQRSLLKVASPYSEPTQPLYSPDTGHGSARIGVGISQVDGQSTELDLSWRLAYHDLFDRAGGFIAGAQISFLDTRLSIDHTGDSKLEQLYLLDAMSLAPHNRIFNSWSWNVRAGFDRQPAVNKQSGRWFAQAGYGKSWGDPRQIHGYLLGSAEVNRGSITQSTEPGLGAETGIIWQLNPQHKLGFTAYHGILFNSINDNHTITKLIWHWAPRVDWALRSQINYQQWSSSQLQAQLTALYYF
- the thpR gene encoding RNA 2',3'-cyclic phosphodiesterase; this encodes MTKRLFLGISPDSDQVAPLAALQQQLAPTGRPARLANLHMTLFYLGQCDHDLCHAITMAISQLPLAQFSVSLTTLELWQKPKIICFAGIAQDCVLSQLVYDLETIAVSLGLDPAPHKYRPHITLIRKAKTLPCLTSINTLTLKPQQLHLYHSVSSPMGVQYHIIKSWPLR